Proteins encoded together in one Kribbella voronezhensis window:
- a CDS encoding GNAT family N-acetyltransferase — MTTAPDGRTLTGDIVRLDQLVAEDIEALYAAIGNEQVYAGGFGGGVAGMPADADQMREDWVAGAAKRTAYVVRLVGDGTVVGTSSLGDVDLHNESVHLGWTAYAPSVWGTAVNPATKFLLLQHAFEDCGFGRVKIQTGLTNTRSQAAIAKLGATREGVLRRHKRLADGSFRDTVVFSILADEWPDVRKRLQDRISG, encoded by the coding sequence ATGACGACAGCCCCTGACGGCCGCACCCTGACCGGAGACATCGTCCGCCTCGACCAACTGGTTGCCGAGGACATCGAAGCGCTGTACGCCGCGATCGGCAACGAACAGGTGTACGCCGGTGGTTTCGGCGGCGGCGTCGCCGGAATGCCTGCCGACGCCGACCAGATGCGCGAGGACTGGGTCGCGGGCGCGGCGAAGCGTACGGCGTACGTGGTGCGGTTGGTCGGGGACGGGACAGTGGTCGGTACGTCGAGCCTCGGTGACGTCGATCTCCACAACGAGTCGGTGCACCTCGGCTGGACCGCCTATGCGCCGTCGGTGTGGGGGACAGCGGTCAACCCTGCCACCAAGTTTCTCCTGCTGCAGCACGCCTTCGAGGACTGCGGGTTCGGCCGGGTCAAGATCCAGACCGGCTTGACCAATACCCGCTCGCAAGCCGCCATCGCCAAGCTGGGTGCGACGCGTGAAGGCGTACTGCGCCGGCACAAGCGACTGGCCGATGGCTCGTTCCGCGACACCGTGGTGTTCTCCATCCTGGCCGACGAGTGGCCGGATGTTCGCAAGCGGCTCCAGGA
- a CDS encoding phosphatidate cytidylyltransferase, which yields MGVDQSTPAPSRAGRNLPAAIAVGVGLGAVILGSLFWQKVLFIFVVLAAVLVAVDELIRVFHNSGAKLHRIPLFAGTTAMAVAAYFGGPLALLVAMALTVLATIFWRMPDGSAGFVRDVTTGTFLISYVPLLAGFAILLVQPEHDGPERVVTFFLVVVASDVGGYVAGILFGKHPMAPTISPKKTWEGFAGSTLACIGAGIAAVVWLLDGHWWVGAIVGAVAVLTATVGDLAESMIKRDLGIKDMSNLLPGHGGVMDRLDSLLATAPAVWLLLHLLV from the coding sequence ATGGGCGTCGACCAGAGCACGCCCGCACCGAGCCGTGCCGGGCGCAACCTGCCCGCGGCGATCGCGGTCGGTGTCGGCCTCGGTGCGGTCATCCTCGGTTCGCTCTTCTGGCAGAAGGTCCTGTTCATCTTCGTCGTGCTGGCTGCCGTCCTGGTAGCGGTCGACGAACTCATCCGCGTCTTCCACAACAGTGGCGCGAAACTGCACCGGATCCCGTTGTTCGCGGGCACCACCGCGATGGCGGTCGCCGCGTACTTCGGAGGTCCGCTCGCGCTGCTGGTCGCGATGGCGCTCACCGTGCTGGCCACGATCTTCTGGCGGATGCCGGACGGTTCGGCCGGCTTCGTCCGCGATGTCACCACCGGCACGTTCCTGATCAGCTACGTGCCGCTGCTGGCCGGGTTCGCGATCCTGCTGGTGCAGCCGGAGCACGACGGGCCGGAGCGGGTGGTGACGTTCTTCCTGGTCGTGGTGGCGAGTGATGTCGGCGGTTACGTCGCCGGGATCCTCTTCGGCAAGCACCCGATGGCACCGACGATCAGCCCCAAGAAGACCTGGGAAGGTTTCGCCGGCTCGACACTGGCCTGTATCGGTGCCGGCATCGCGGCCGTGGTCTGGCTGCTCGACGGGCACTGGTGGGTCGGCGCGATCGTCGGCGCGGTCGCGGTGCTGACCGCGACGGTAGGCGACCTGGCCGAGTCGATGATCAAACGCGATCTCGGCATCAAGGACATGTCGAACCTTCTGCCCGGCCACGGCGGTGTGATGGACCGGCTGGATTCCTTGCTGGCAACGGCTCCCGCGGTCTGGCTCCTGCTGCACCTGCTGGTCTGA